The DNA region AAGGGTACTCCGTAATAAACACCCTCCCTATGTCAGAGTCCTGCAACATAAGCATATTTCACTGCTGCAGCAGCCAGGGTACTGTTAGTGGGCAAAAAGGATGATGTGtttgaaagcattttattttttaaaatattttatttatttatttttacgagagagagcatgtgagagtgAATCCACAAAAGTGGGAAGGtggagcagtgggagaagcagactctccactgagcagggagcccaatgtgggactcgatcccagcaccctgggatcatgacctatgGCTCAGGTTTGAAAGCAACTCACACCCTGGTGATACTGGATCAGCTGTAGTCCCCGATGCACGTGCATTtcacacccaggcgcccctgtttgaaAGCATTTTAACAAGGAAAATGGGGCAGTATAGTTTAGTGATGAAGAATATTGGTTTTGAATACAGATGAGCCTGAGTTTGGTTATGATCTTCCTGGAGTCCTTAGGCAGATTACTTCAATGACTCcaaatctcatttttctcatctggaaaacaaGGATGATAATACGTACTTCATGGAGTTatttggggattaaatgagataatacatgtaaggCACTTAGTATGATGCCTGGTACTTGCTTAGTATTCAGTAAATGTCTGTATGTCTACAATATATGTTTACTATATTAATAGAATGGTGTTTCGATGACTCTGTTAATCATTTTATGCATCAGGTTATGTTTTTCTATATGAACTGTAGAGTTATAACaatgttttggaaaattctttgaaCACTGCAAAGGAAAATACAGATGCTAAGGTTGCATTGTCATTGCCCTTTTACCACCACAATTGTTAGTAAAATCTTTCACCCTGACCCTGTTATCCATGGCTACTCTTCAGTATCACCCTATTCAGTTGCCGTCTCTATGGCAGCAAAATACATTATTGCCATTATCTGTTCCCATAGTAACAAGATCCTTGTTCCTTGGATAGTGAAAAGTAGTAATCAATACATGGTGTTTCATTTCCTGGAGACTTCGGTACCTTTTGCAAACAGCTGTTTTCAAAAACGATAATGAGATCAGTGGCTGATTCAAAGAGAGACGGGAATCAGTATATGATGTTTCCTTTCCTGAGGACTTTAAGGAATAACCATAAGTTCCCTTCAGTAGCTCTCAAACCCAGTTATTAACCCAAACAACAAGAGAATACTCAGTTGATTATCTCAGGAAAATTTCATGGTGGATgatattgttcttgttctttattaCATTACAcggtcatatttttatttaaaaaaaaaaaatcatggtgcTAACCTAAAGTGATATTCTATGTATGGCTGACATTTTTCTCCAGATGCTTACAAACTTTGCTGTTGTTTCACTCACTTACATAGGCAGGACCAGATGCTGTGTTGGGGAGGACGATCTGGGGAGTTTTAGGTTTAGGTGCCTTTGGGTTTCAGCTGAAAGAGGTGCCTGCTGGGAAACACATCATCACAACGACCCGCTCCCATAACAACAAGTTGGTGACTGACTGTGTCACGGCCATGAACCCCAATGACGTGCTGCGAGTGGGAGGAGCAGGAAATAAGGTATGAACACATCTGCATTTCCCAAAATGTGAAATAAGAGCTGGGGAGAAGGAATTCGAGGTTGTAATTGACCATTGAAAGCACATTTCAgcaacatttgaattttttaaaaatgttatggtTCAAGTCTTTTTATCTGAGAGAATTCTGTGCTAATAGAAGTCATTAGGAGAAGATCTTGTGCCTCTTGCCAGGCCTCATATTCTCGAGGACCCTCTTGGGTTACTTCCTAGACCTTTCTTCTGCGGACCCTAAGGATGGGCCTGCCTCCCCTTCCTGGATACTTCCCCCATTCTTTCACCTAGGCTTCCATCCTCCTGAGAAAATTGTGAAACGGAACACAGTTGGATCTGCATCCCTAGCCCTGATCTCTTCTCATCTGATTGCCCCCTGGATATCATAATGATGACATATTTCTGATATCTCAAATTCAGCATGCCCAATTggatctcttccttttttcttcctgcccCTACATGCATTCCTCCTATTTCCTATCTGCTTAATGGCACTACCATTTTCCTAATTACTCCTGCCAGACTCCTGAAAGTCACCCTagactccttccttcctcatatCATATCTGTATCTTCTTAATTCCTTCCTGATGTCTCCTCTTGTCCATCTCAACTGCCCCCACCCTAATAGGTTTCAATTCATCATCCCTCACCCAGACTTTCCAGTAGCTTCCAAGTGGTCTGTCTGTTCAGTCCCAGTCCTCATAAAGcagttaaaaatgcaaaacttaCTGTATATCACTTCCTTGCCCCAAATCCTTGGATAACTCCCTGCACAACAATTCAAAATCAAAGCCTGTGAGAATGGGTGTAAATTCCCCTATATTTTGGCTCTTGAACACACCCCAGCCTTATCTCATGCCATCCCCCAACTCACACCCTGGTGATACTGGATCAGCTGTAGTCCCCGATGCACGTGCATTTCACACTTGTATGCCCGGCCCGGGGAAGGCAAAtagtaaatacttactgaactgagtggaattcatttttcttcacctaCCCTTTGGAGGCAATAatcaactatttttaaattttccaaaagcATTTACTGGTAAGAGGATGAAAATGGgagtttaaaaataacagtattttgcAGGGGGGAAccaaaaacatttcaaagtaaaaaatgtattcttggtATTCACTAAATATAAATAGTGACAGGCGTGATTTCTCTTAGCCCTTACTTTTATAACTGCAAAAGTCCCATTATGTCTTTTATTCCCAAGGGACACCATTctccttaggaaaaaaatcccCATCCTACACATTCCCCACCTTTTCTCCTATAAAAAGACCTTGTTGGGCAGTTACTAACTTTTTTTATGTTGAGGACTTCTTGAAGAGTCTAATGAAGGCTACAGCCCTTCTTCCCTTAAGAAAATATACCCGAAATAGTTCTTGGTACATAGTAAGACTTGAcacacatttgttaaatgaaagaaaaaccttTTATATAAAAGTCTACAGCAAGTTTTAATCGTTTGATGGTGTTTCTGAAGAGTACTAAAAAGAGTAATTGGTTACATTGCATTCACTGagattttcctcctcctttcagtCTGCTCTCTTCATCTGAATATTTGAAGTCTGAATTTTACAGTACTGATTATTTCAGAGTATaaccaaaaaataagtaaatgactCATGAAAGCCTGATAGCAGGTTACTTTTTAGAGTCATGCAGTTTCTATCAGTGACCTCAGTTTTGTTTGAGAATTATAGGAGTTATTAAGATGACAAtttacaaattaatattttagtagTAGAAAGAATAATATGTAGTAGGACTCCAAAGACTTAAGAAACTACTTGTTAGCCTAGTCAACATTACATATGTGTTAGGACTTACTGCAGTTTATACATTAGTGCACTACTTGATGTTCCTCTATCCTTTATATAATCTACAAGATTAAAAATCTTCAATTTTTCTACAATATACCATATATTGCttttacagtaagaaaaaaaccaacataataaaaagaaaactttatctAAGTAGGACTATGAAGACTATTCCGATCTCCTCCTTGTGGCTTATTTaaccactccccccccccctcaggtCACTATATGATTCTATATTCTATAGTATTCTGTATATTTCTCCATAATACTCTTGTCCTTTCAACCTGCTAAAAGCCTTCACCTAAGTTGAGTCTGACAGAGGAATGGATGAAATATACTTGATAGAAACAAGTGATTTCTCTTATTCTTCAATCTTTTCATGGCCTGGGGATAATTATTATCTCCAACCCTACAGATTATTCAGCTGATTGAAGGCAAAGCCTCTGCGTATGTATTTGCGAGTCCTGGATGTAAGAAGTGGGATACTTGTGCTCCAGAAGTCATTTTACATGCTGTGGGAGGTCAGTCCCTTTTATTTTGGGGAATTACAGGTGTTATAGTTTTTATATTATGCTACGACAGAATCTTTCAGTATTACTTTACCTAGGTTCTGAGGATATAAAAGTTCGAAGGAATCCTAGAGATTAGCTGGTCCAACCCCTGCATTTCAGAAGTGAGACCGTCGATTTTTCggcaaattcattttctttagttatttATCTTTTGGATTTCAAGCTACATATAGTTGGTTTAATTAAACCCTTATTGATTTGTGGCTTTAATgcttctagggtttttttttttttctccagaaaagtAAAATGTTCATCACCATTGTCTTCACCTCACTTAGTTTCATTTAAGCCAATACTGGTAAATGTTTCAGTACTAGTGCTTAAGATCATggagttagaattttttttaatctgactgAAAAAATATTACGAATATATGCATAGTAAGATGATTTTTCAAGTTCCATAAGACAACAGTTTACTTCTCTTAAACAAAGCACTTGATTTTTGTTCTACCCTTTCTCCTAATATATTATCCATATCATATCTCATCAGCATATTACATGACAAGAGAGTTAAATTCATCACAATCCCATTTCATTAGGATGCTAAATGAAACTGTAATGTAACACAATTATATTTGATGAGCATATTTCACTTAAACTCTTACTAAATAAAGTGTTAATAGTCAGTGGTAGAATGAAGAAAACACTTTTGAAAATGGGAATGGTAGTGATGGAGTAGAACCAACAGGAAAAGTAATCACCTCAGGAAAAGGGAAATTAATTGATGCCaagaaatatgaattaaaaatgccaaatgaaattaattttaatcagggagaaaaaataattttctctttcagttaGTCAAAATTGTTCTATAGTTTAAGTTCAAGGGAATTAAAACTTAAACCTTTACAGTCGCTCATTATTTTTCCTATCTTAGCcagaattaatttatattatagcATGGGGAAGTAAGAGGCGTTTCAAAATAACTAGAAACATAACCATCTGGCGAGCTGCTAATGTTGTATTGATGTTTCTTCTGTAGGCAAGCTAACTGATATCCATGGAAATGCCCTTCAGTATAACAAGGAGGTGAAGCACATGAACTCTGCAGGCGTCCTTGCCACGCTGCGCAATTATGACTACTATGCAAGTCGAGTTCCAGAATCTGTGAAAAATGCACTTGTGCCTTAGAGGAAAATCTCATTTACTTAGCGAGGAGAAGGACACTTGATTCTCagaataatatatgttaaaaggaATTGGATGGAATTATTAGAATTCCACTTTTACTTTATTCATTGTTGATCGGTGATTTATATTTAGTTACTTAGGAGTAGAAAAAGCAATTAAAGACTTTCTTGATTGATTAATCACCCAGGCCAATTGTGAGATCGGAAGGATTTGTAAAGTAAGCGTGTTACAGTTCTTTTCCTCCTTGTATTTGGAGGAATGAAAGGAAGGTTTAGTTTCAACTCGCTATTCTGGTCAGTTGTTTAATCAACATTCCTGTTATTGTGAACAAGGTTTCTTTAGGGCACAGAATCACAAGTTGTTACCTGAATCTCATTCTTgtttttcacattaattttaagttttccttaCTCCAGTTAACGAATATCCTGAAGTGTCATGTATGTTGATGAAACAGATTTATGGGAAAAGCTTCtttgtaataaattatttaattctagCTCTTTATGTTCTTTACcaccttttaacatttttaagtagtatttgaaaatgacatattctCTACTGTGGACATTACTTTATTCTTATGGTGGCGTCATTCTAAAATGCGTAACTGTGGCAAGTTAGGGACTTACCTTAGTTCTTTCCAAGGAGAGATTATAACATTAAGCTATCGAAAGTATTCTGACATTCTgcctagatttttcttttttgggtatCTTTCCAgtgcttttaaataaatttctctgtTACTGGATTAGGCAAGTCATCTAAATTAATGGTTCTCAAACCCAACTACATATCAGAATCACCCAGGAGGCTTTTCAGAAATACAGAGTCATAGGCTCATCCCAGAAAATTTGATGCTGTATATTTTAAGAAGGCTACTTCAGGGAGTTTGATAATCATTGAAGTTTAGGTAATATCTTCAGAACATCCGTAACCTAGCCTGAAGAGGTCTTTGTGGCTTTGATACCTTTGATGACTCCAGTCTCTTGGGACTCTCTTCTCAgtgattttcttcttccctcttctagCCACTCCTACTTGgtcttctttcttggtttctccCTTCCCTTAAATGTCAACATTCACCAAGATTCTGCTCTAGGTTCCCTTTACTTTCTCAGTAGATGATCTAATCCACGCATATGGCTTCTGTTTGCCCTTATTCCAAAATCTTTATCTAGTTTAGAcctcacaggggtgcctggctgactcagtcaataaagtgtgtgactcttcatcttggagttgtgagttcaaggctaaccttgggtgtagagcttactttaaacaaaacaaaacaaaaaacttctccGGTTCTAGGTTGCCATGCCCAAGAGCCTGCTTTGAATGTCTCACAGGTGTCTGTGAATTATTATATCTACCAAgctcttcattcttttccatccctccttaaattattttataaatcctCAAGGTGATCCTAATAACTGGCCATATGTGGAAATCACTTCCTAAATCCATTTACTTCCCTCTGAACAGAATTCCCTATCTGTAAAGAGGAGACTAAacctaattaagaaaaaaaaacccaagtgcaATGTGAGAATAACTTTGAAGGCATTTTCTACAGGttcctatttaaaaatgagttatcCAAGAGGCATATTTGGAAGTCGACATGCTCTCTTCATTCACATTGCCTATACGTTAATTTACACCCTCATACTCCTTTATTTCTTCCATGCATCACTGTGGTGCCTTCCTGACTAATCTGCCTGCCTGCACTGTAACTCCTCTCCCTTCCACTTACCGTCTCCTCCAGGATGATTTTCCACAAAATCGAATCTAGTAGTGCCATCTcttacttaaaatctttcaggGCTTCCTGTTGCCTTCAGGATAAAATACAAGTTTCTTGTCACAGCATGTGACCCTCTAATGTCATGGCTTTTTCCTTCTCCAGCCTCAACTCTGATCACAAACTTATATCCAGCCAGCCATGCTCAACCCTTTCAAGTTCCCCCCCAAATACCATGCTTTCTCTCACCGTGGCTTCCATTCActctttcaacaaataatgttttGAGCATGTGCTATTTGTTTAGTCACTGCTCTAGGTGCTAAACGTTTGGTGGTGGACGTAACACTGGCGTAAGTCTGTTCTTCTGTTGAGCTCATATTCTTATGAAGCAAATCAGATAAGGAAcaagtaaatgaaattatttagctTCTGGTAAAGCTGCAGGGGAAATCAATTAGGGAGATTAGCTAGAAAGCAACAGGGGCAGGatggggggctggaggaggatctcctttatttttttaagattttatttgagagagagagagcatgagcagagggaggggcagagggagagggagaagctctgTTCTCAATTCTGATTTTCACTGCCTTAGTTTAGGCCTTCATCTTTTCTCTCATATAGACTGTTgtaatcacatctttttttttttttttaaagattttgtttatttatttgacagagacacagcgagagagggaacacaagcagggggagtgggagagggagaagcaggcttcccgccgagcagggagcccgatgcgggactcgatcccagcaccctgggatcatgacctgagccaaaggcagacgcttaactgactgagccacccaggcacccctgttgtaaTCACATCTTAACTGGTCTCTCTGCCACCATTTCTGCACACCCCAATCCATCTGCCATATTGCAGTGGTCCTTGTAAAATGCAATCCTAATTATCTCCCTCAGCCTCACTTAAAAGTCTTCACTGATTTCCTATCACAGGATAAATCTGACTCCTCAGAACTCTCTATAATTTAGTGTCTGCCTACATTCTAGCCTTGTAATCTCTCattgcaaaatattttacattctgacAGTAATGAACTGGCAAGTTTTCTAAATACACACAGCTTCATGACTCCAGGCTTTAGCTCATGTTCTCCCTTTGAACTTGTTTTCCATCCCCTACATATGCCATCCTTTActattttctcctccctccccaactcaGCATGGATAATCATTTTCCATCATCTGAGTTACCTTTGTACTTTGTGcaaactttcatttattcatttgccttttgttttgttgattttttcttttgctgtgcagaaaaactttttattttgatgtagtcccaatagtttattttttcttttatttcccttgcctcaggagacatatctagaaaaatgtggtTACAGCTAATGttagagaaattattgcctgtgttctcttctaggatttttatggtttcaggtcttacatttaggtttaatccattttgagtttatttttgtatatggtgtgagaaaggggtccaatttcattcttttacatgtagctgtccagttttcccaacaccatttattaaaaagacttgtATATTCTTGCATATACAAggattgtatattcttgccttctttctcgtagattaattgaccataattataagtataggtttatttctgagctctctatctTGGAATTGTTACAGTCTTAATAGGATTCAACAGTTTAATGTGACTGTAAAGAGTTAATGTGGTATACTTTAGTAGCATTGTGATGGGCAAAATAAAAGAGACAGTGCTTCTGCCTGCACTCTGCCCTGATCACACCACACCCAGAACATTTTGTACAGTTCTGAGGATCACATTTTAAAAGGCACATTGAGTAACTGGAGCATGTTTTGAAGAGGGCAGCTGGGATCGATTAAAACTATCATTTGAAGGATTATTGAAAGGACTGGAGACATCCGGCCTAGAGAACAAAGACATGGGAGATATCATGACAGCCTTCAATGTATGAAAAGTTGTCATGTGGAGGATCCCAGAGCTGTTCTGCAGAGCCTCTGAGGATAGTGGACAGATGAACAGAAAAGCAGATTCAGGTGCATCTAATAGTAATAGGTGTTTAGAAACAGAGGGGGCGGTCTTGGGTGGTATTAAGTTCCTCATCACTGAAGTTGTTCAAAAAcaggttattcatttttttatttttatttttttaatgttttatttatttattcatgagagtcagagagagagagagaggcagaggcagagggagaagcaggcttcccgctgagcagggagcccgatgcggggctcgatcccaggactctgggatcatgacccgagccgaaggcagacgcttaaccatctgagccacccaggcgcccggttattcatttttttagaagggggggggaagagaaggggggaatgagcaaaaggagaaagagaatctcaagcagactccccatcgagcgcagagcctgacacaaggcttgatcccatgaccctgagatcatgacctgagccaaaatcaagagtcagatgcttaaccgactgagccacccaggcgtcccttgtttgttgaataaatgatttcaGTATTCTTTGTGCATTCCCTAGTGCATCATATGGTAAAAGACACTTACtatgaaaagaattttgaaaagagaCCCAAGGATTTCTCAGCAAATAAACAGTGATCTTTTCCCTATATAAGACTCAATCACTCCATAATATTTAGTGACTGTACATCCTTGATGTGCAGGAAACTCTGGTGGACCCTTGTGAAACTTAATAACatcaaagaaatcttaaaagtcaTATTGACCAAGAGGTGTATGTTTGGGAGAGGGCAGATATCAGTGTAAACTATTGTAGTATTAGCACTGCATGAACACATTGCTTACTACCTACGTGGAAGCTCTGACCAAATCTGAAAAAATTACATGAGGCATAAGTTGATGAAGTAGAAGGGCCCACAACCAGGGAGGAATGTGACTTTCACCTTGGAGTTCTTAATAGTCATAAAATAATGCTGAGCATGATAATACAAGTTTTCTCATCTTAATGGCATCATATAGCACTTGATAATTCTCTTTCCCCTACCCCCTCTAACCATTACCTCATTTAGCTTTACTAAAGTGTTTCCACACATTGAG from Neomonachus schauinslandi chromosome 6, ASM220157v2, whole genome shotgun sequence includes:
- the BPNT1 gene encoding 3'(2'),5'-bisphosphate nucleotidase 1 isoform X2, coding for MASSHTVLMRLVASAYSIAQKAGTIVRRVIAEGDLGIVEKDLPFEEVDQELIEDGQWEEILQQTCPSQYSAIKEEDLVVWVDPLDGTKEYTEGLLDNVTVLIGIAYEGKAIAGVINQPYYNYQAGPDAVLGRTIWGVLGLGAFGFQLKEVPAGKHIITTTRSHNNKLVTDCVTAMNPNDVLRVGGAGNKIIQLIEGKASAYVFASPGCKKWDTCAPEVILHAVGGKLTDIHGNALQYNKEVKHMNSAGVLATLRNYDYYASRVPESVKNALVP